Proteins encoded together in one Bacteroidota bacterium window:
- a CDS encoding DUF4389 domain-containing protein, producing the protein MKLTITHQEDYSRGELLLRTFFGIFYITLPHMFLMLFYGIWSSIITFISFWVILFTGKYPQSFYEYQVNLMKWGVRLNARRSNLVDGYPSFHTSGSDELTNLEIPYPENLSRGTLLLKAFFGFIYCVFPHAFILIFRVLWGAILSMIAWWVVLFTGKYPSSTHEFNVNTMRWVLRVNLYMTYMSDQYPPFSGKEL; encoded by the coding sequence ATGAAATTAACAATTACTCATCAGGAGGATTATTCACGAGGTGAATTACTTCTCAGAACATTTTTTGGAATTTTTTACATCACCCTTCCTCACATGTTTTTAATGCTTTTTTATGGAATATGGTCTTCCATAATTACCTTTATTTCTTTTTGGGTGATTTTATTTACTGGAAAATATCCCCAAAGTTTCTATGAATACCAAGTGAATTTAATGAAATGGGGAGTTAGGTTAAATGCAAGAAGGAGCAACCTGGTAGATGGTTATCCATCTTTTCATACAAGTGGAAGTGATGAACTTACCAATCTTGAAATTCCTTATCCAGAAAATTTAAGTCGTGGAACTTTGCTTTTAAAAGCATTTTTTGGTTTCATTTATTGTGTTTTCCCTCACGCGTTTATTTTAATTTTCAGAGTATTATGGGGCGCAATTCTTTCCATGATTGCATGGTGGGTTGTTTTGTTTACTGGGAAATATCCTTCATCCACTCATGAATTTAATGTAAATACCATGAGATGGGTTTTAAGGGTAAACTTGTATATGACTTATATGTCTGATCAATATCCTCCTTTTTCAGGTAAAGAATTGTAG
- a CDS encoding M61 family metallopeptidase yields the protein MKYLFSYDSTSQQFIDIEFTVENVNSDELMFQLPAWRPGRYELANFAKNICKWNAYDGENKPLEFQKVNKDLWKVKSKGVHTVVVKYSYYAAELNAGSTWLDEHQLYVNPVNCCFFVPDRMNEPCLIELKIPANYKVASGLKSIDRTKLRANNFQQLADSPFIASDTLQHNFFVYEGIEFHIWMQGIKNPDWAKLFSDFFIFVNEQYSLFKGFPVEDYHFIFQILPYQTYHGVEHENSTVIALGPVYDIFEDKLYNELLGISSHELFHTWNIKNIRPQEMLPYDFSKENYSKLGFVAEGFTTYYGDLMLFRSRIFSEDEFFKTFNQQLKKHFDNPGRFNYSVTQSSFDTWLDGYVQGIPNRKVSIYTEGCLIAFMLDVIIRRASENNKSLDNVMQILYNDFGKKGIGYTEKDIYEIISLVAGRPMDDFINQYAYSTIDFKPMLVECLEYLGLTITEHETGKFHETYLGFKCSEEGDKAIVKAIYPNSPADNALLIINDQIVAINGIRLNNNLDEWFKYYAKGNIAEIRLTVFSALRQKEIIVNIRSNKSCYFKSYSLKKLVPLTTSMETSFKLWAGLPVHL from the coding sequence ATGAAATATCTATTTTCTTACGATTCTACTTCTCAACAATTCATTGATATTGAATTTACTGTTGAAAATGTGAATTCAGATGAATTGATGTTCCAGCTACCCGCGTGGAGACCAGGAAGATATGAACTTGCTAATTTTGCAAAAAATATATGTAAATGGAATGCATATGATGGAGAAAACAAACCCCTGGAATTTCAAAAGGTAAATAAAGATCTTTGGAAAGTAAAGTCAAAAGGGGTGCATACTGTTGTTGTTAAATACAGTTATTATGCTGCAGAATTAAATGCAGGCTCTACCTGGTTGGATGAGCATCAGCTTTATGTAAATCCGGTTAATTGCTGTTTTTTTGTTCCCGATAGAATGAATGAACCCTGTTTAATAGAGTTGAAAATACCTGCAAATTATAAGGTAGCAAGCGGTTTAAAAAGCATTGACAGAACAAAACTCAGGGCTAATAATTTTCAACAATTAGCAGACAGTCCTTTTATAGCATCTGATACATTGCAACACAATTTCTTTGTTTATGAAGGTATTGAATTTCATATATGGATGCAAGGAATAAAAAATCCTGATTGGGCTAAACTATTTAGTGATTTTTTCATTTTTGTAAATGAGCAATATTCATTGTTTAAAGGCTTTCCAGTAGAAGATTATCATTTCATATTCCAAATACTTCCTTATCAAACGTACCATGGAGTGGAACACGAAAATTCAACAGTAATAGCGCTTGGACCAGTATATGATATTTTTGAAGACAAACTATACAACGAGCTATTGGGAATAAGTTCACACGAATTGTTTCATACCTGGAATATTAAAAACATTAGGCCTCAAGAAATGCTGCCTTATGATTTTTCAAAAGAAAATTATTCAAAGCTTGGCTTTGTGGCTGAAGGATTTACTACTTATTATGGAGATTTGATGTTGTTTCGATCAAGGATATTTTCTGAAGATGAATTTTTCAAAACATTTAACCAACAATTAAAAAAGCATTTTGATAATCCCGGAAGATTTAATTATTCAGTTACTCAATCTTCTTTTGATACCTGGCTTGATGGATATGTGCAGGGCATTCCAAACCGAAAAGTTTCAATATATACCGAGGGGTGCCTAATTGCTTTTATGCTAGATGTAATAATAAGAAGAGCAAGTGAAAACAATAAATCCCTGGATAATGTAATGCAAATTTTATACAATGACTTTGGAAAAAAGGGTATAGGTTATACAGAAAAAGATATTTATGAAATAATATCATTAGTTGCTGGCAGGCCTATGGATGATTTTATTAACCAATATGCTTATTCAACAATTGATTTTAAACCCATGCTTGTTGAGTGTCTTGAATATCTTGGGTTAACTATAACAGAGCATGAAACTGGCAAATTTCACGAAACTTACTTAGGATTTAAATGCAGTGAAGAGGGAGATAAAGCAATTGTAAAGGCAATTTACCCAAATTCTCCAGCAGATAATGCTTTATTGATTATTAATGATCAGATTGTTGCCATAAATGGTATTCGCTTAAACAATAATTTGGATGAATGGTTCAAGTATTATGCAAAAGGGAATATAGCTGAAATAAGATTAACTGTTTTTTCAGCCCTTAGGCAAAAAGAAATAATTGTTAATATTAGATCCAATAAAAGTTGTTATTTTAAATCCTATTCTTTGAAAAAGTTAGTTCCTTTAACAACTTCCATGGAAACTTCATTTAAATTGTGGGCGGGTTTACCAGTACATTTATAG